The genomic window TCGTCCGCTTCACTGTGGACGAAGAAAAACTCAAGTTCTTCAACGCCCAGCTGCAGCGCGTGGCAGAACCGGGTACGTTCACGGTCCAGATCGGCCTCGACTCGGAAGCCGTGAAGGAAAAGAACTTCGATCTGCAGTAGGGCGAGAGCAGACGCAGGTCGCAGGTCGCAGGTCGCACTTCGCAGGTCGCGGAACGCAACAGGAGATCGCACGTGAACGTTCCTGACATTCTCGACAAACTTTGGGCCGACGCCGGGCTGCCCGCCGAGGCGCTGGGCTGCGCGCGTCTCACGGGCACCGAGCCCGTATTCCCTTCGTCGTTCGCGGTCGGTGCCGCGGCACAAAGCACCATCGCCGCTGCGGCTCTCGCGGCCTGCGAACTCGGCCACTTGCGCGGCGCCCCGCGCCAGCAAGTAGCGGTCGACATGACTCACGCCGCGGTGGAATGCACCGGCTGGTTCAGCATCGACGATGTATCGCCCGACCCATGGGACGCGTTCTCCGGCTTGTATCGTTGTGCCGACGGGCACGTGCGCGTCCACGCCAACTTCGCGCACCATCGCGACGGCGCGCTGGCGCTGCTCGGCCTCGATCCGTCGAAGGCGCAGCGCGCCGATGCCGAACAAGCGCTGCGTGACTGGCGCGCGCTCGATTTCGAACAAGCCGCGGCCAAACGCGGCCTGGTCGTCGCGGCGCTGCGCAGCTTCGACGAATGGGACGCCACGCCGCATGCACAAGCGGTGGCAGGGCAGCCGCTTTTCACCATCGAGCGCATCGGTGACGACGCCGCATCCGACGACGCCACACCGCCGCTGGCATTGCCGCCGTTGCGCGAGGGCCAACGACCGCTCGGCGGCGTGCGCGTGCTCGACCTCACACGCGTGCTGGCCGGGCCGGTCGGCGGCAAGGCGCTGGCGGCCTACGGTGCGCAGGTGATGCTGGTCAATTCGCCGACCCTGCCCAACATCTCGGCCATCGCCGACACCAGCCGGGGCAAGCTGTCGGTGCATGCGGATCTGCGCACCGATGCGGGCCGCGCCGACTTGCAGCGAGTCATCGGCGGGGCGCATGTCTTCGTGCAGGGCTACCGTTCGGGCGGCCTTGCCGCGCTGGGTTTCGGGGCGGCCGATCTCGCCAACCTGCGACCCGGCATCGTCTGCGTCTCCTTGTCGGCTTACGGCACGCAAGGTCCGTGGGCCGGGCGCCGTGGTTTCGATTCGCTGCTGCAGACCGCCATGGGCTTCAACCATGCCGAGGGCGAGGCCGCTGGCGACGGCATGCCACGCCCGATGCCGATGCAGATCCTCGACGAAGCCACCGGCTACCTCATCGCTTTTGGTGCGGCGGCCGCGCTCTGGCGCCAGCAGCGCGAAGGCGGCAGCTGGCATGTGCAGGTGTCGCTTGCGCAGACTGCGCAGTGGCTGCGCTCGCTCGGCCGTGTCGCCGGCGGGCTTTCCGCGCCGCGGCCGGAGTTGGCGCCGTTTCTCGAGACGTCGGAATCGGGCTTCGGTCTGCTGCGGGCGGTACGGCACAGCGCGCAGCTTTCGCGCACGCCTGCCTTGTGGCGCAAGCCTTCGATGCCGCCGGGGAGCCATCCAGTACGCTGGATTTGAACGCCAGGGCCGGGCTCCCAGCGCTGGATCGCCGCGCGCTCGATTGGCCTTGTGCGGCGCACGCTCGGCTCACTCCGGCAGCAGCACGTCCTTTTGCATCTCGGCGGTCTGCCGCAAAAAATCCCACACGGCCCGCATGCGCGCCAGGTGCTTGGTCTCGGCCGGCATCGACATCCAGAAGCTGCGCGTGAAC from Variovorax sp. PAMC28562 includes these protein-coding regions:
- a CDS encoding CoA transferase, whose product is MNVPDILDKLWADAGLPAEALGCARLTGTEPVFPSSFAVGAAAQSTIAAAALAACELGHLRGAPRQQVAVDMTHAAVECTGWFSIDDVSPDPWDAFSGLYRCADGHVRVHANFAHHRDGALALLGLDPSKAQRADAEQALRDWRALDFEQAAAKRGLVVAALRSFDEWDATPHAQAVAGQPLFTIERIGDDAASDDATPPLALPPLREGQRPLGGVRVLDLTRVLAGPVGGKALAAYGAQVMLVNSPTLPNISAIADTSRGKLSVHADLRTDAGRADLQRVIGGAHVFVQGYRSGGLAALGFGAADLANLRPGIVCVSLSAYGTQGPWAGRRGFDSLLQTAMGFNHAEGEAAGDGMPRPMPMQILDEATGYLIAFGAAAALWRQQREGGSWHVQVSLAQTAQWLRSLGRVAGGLSAPRPELAPFLETSESGFGLLRAVRHSAQLSRTPALWRKPSMPPGSHPVRWI